A region of Colletotrichum destructivum chromosome 11, complete sequence DNA encodes the following proteins:
- a CDS encoding Putative Acyl transferase domain superfamily, beta-ketoacyl synthase, thiolase, whose product MQGTGTQVGDVAEMTAVANVFGDAGRTIPFSVGTIKANIGHAEAGSLYGGKGSDLCETSPVFRDSVDLYVRLARSMGFPPFLDLILDHSLKPSTKTTTQAQLATVTVQVALAAFWAACGIKPAMVMGHSLGEYYALYVAGVLSLSDILFLVGQRAALIIPVASTLRGSLSLPGDAARPWVPRDTVSAQLLPDYDSNQAAFGGFFESGTYLAQGSAQAIEDAISSSVMLKKGTQAYEVPARLQWYEECRKA is encoded by the exons ATGCAAGGCACCGGTACACAGGTTGGCGATGTCGCAGAGATGACTGCAGTTGCCAACGTCTTTGGAGATGCCGGCCGGACTATCCCATTCTCTGTGGGTACAATCAAGGCTAATATTGGACACGCGGAAGCG GGATCGCTGTACGGGGGCAAGGGTAGCGACCTCTGCGAAACATCCCCCGTCTTCCGGGACAGCGTTGATCTTTATGTCCGCCTCGCCAGATCAATGGGCTTCCCACCCTTCCTGGACTTGATACTCGACCACAGCTTGAAGCCATCGACCAAGACAACGACCCAGGCACAGCTGGCCACAGTGACTGTCCAGGTCGCGCTGGCTGCATTCTGGGCCGCGTGTGGCATCAAGCCGGCGATGGTCATGGGGCATAGTCTGGGCGAATACTACGCGCTCTACGTCGCAGGCGTGCTGTCCCTTTCCGACATTCTTTTTCTCGTCGGACAGCGCGCCGCGCTCATCATCCCCGTTGCATCAACTCTCCGGGGTTCACTCAGCCTGCCGGGAGACGCTGCTCGGCCCTGGGTTCCAAGAGACACCGTCTCCGCTCAGTTGCTTCCGGACTATGATTCCAACCAAGCAGCTTTTGGAGGATTCTTTGAAAGCGGGACTT ACCTAGCACAGGGATCCGCGCAGGCCATTGAAGACGCCATCTCTTCGTCCGTCATGCTGAAGAAGGGCACCCAAGCCTACGAGGTACCCGCCAGGTTACAATGGTACGAAGAATGCCGAAAGGCCTGA
- a CDS encoding Putative extradiol ring-cleavage dioxygenase, class III enzyme, subunit B — protein sequence MARAPVICITHGGGPMPIVGPVLGDKGHGNINATLSNRVPALLRLGTPDAPKAIVVVTPHWRPDQPTVTGAAEPPLYHDFEPDHPPQSWNICYKAPGSPEIADKICELLRNAGLPPVKDVERGRYHGFFVPFLLINPKGDIPLVQHSILSTEDPVQHHRIGEVLAPLTRRKCRHCEVSEIQLWSGRVREWIKALADAVLNRDPKERLRKL from the exons ATGGCCCGCGCACCTGTAATTTGCATAACCCATGGCGGAG GTCCGATGCCAATCGTCGGCCCCGTGTTAGGCGACAAGGGACATGGCAACATAAACGCAACACTCAGTAACCGGGTCCCAGCATTATTAAGGTTGGGCACTCCAGACGCCCCGAAAGCAATCGTTGTCGTCACACCGCACTGGCGCCCTGATCAGCCGACTGTGACAGGGGCTGCTGAACCTCCGCTCTACCACGATTTTGAGCCTGATCATCCGCCGCAAAGCTGGAACATATGCTACAAGGCGCCGGGGTCACCGGAAATCGCTGATAAAATCTGTGAGTTGCTGCGGAATGCGGGCTTACCGCCAGTGAAAGACGTAGAAAGAG GCCGGTACCATGGCTTTTTCGTGCCATTTCTGCTTATCAACCCCAAAGGCGATATACCGTTGGTTCAGCATTCCATTCTGTCTACAGAGGATCCAGTTCAGCACCACAGGATCGGTGAGGTGCTGGCGCCTTTAACGAGACGAAAATGTCGCCATTGTGAGGTCAG CGAGATACAACTATGGTCTGGTCGGGTCCGCGAGTGGATCAAAGCTCTGGCGGACGCTGTCCTGAATAGAGATCCCAAGGAGCGCCTTCGCAAGCTATAG
- a CDS encoding Putative SET domain superfamily protein — protein MHLSRVFGVVIYFGEAFSRYPSTLHVTREIAGKLAVIRDDNALCPLSHRQPNFNFPTSQHNTSSDQQSTTCIWTDNNEKQYCVFADSHFNHGKGIAVITTPDRARHIFNSITSLSGHPSIPLEPLFTTRASGSKGRGIFAIKHIPAGSLITQESPIVFLDRNWMEDISSEEARTALQALAVEKLPSTTRQTVHELYAGPYAYEQSLKQRLWTNGYGVSSGPTLSWPGLESESDLGMIAIHANISDWNLLAHRLYAVRDITTDKEITISYINPVQTFQEQQKYARDVLGFKCAYSQCKAPRKFADLSDDRINEILLLESYLESRVAPAEPTAMAELLVSLYKQEGLDSYICKAYAIEAREWNSAGYKYQARL, from the exons ATGCATCTCAGCAGAGTTTTTGGCGTGGTAATCTACTTCGGAGAAGCATTTTCTAGATATCCATCCACTCTTCATGTTACCAGGGAAATCGCCGGCAAACTTGCCGTTATCAGAGACGATAACGCTCTATGCCCTCTTTCTCATCGGCAGCCCAACTTCAATTTTCCCACTTCGCAGCATAACACCTCGTCTGATCAACAGTCTACCACCTGTATTTGGACAGATAATAACGAAAAGCAATATTGCGTATTTGCAGATTCACACTTCAATCATGGAAAGGGCATAGCCGTAATAACGACCCCAGACCGCGCCCGACACATCTTCAACTCCATTACGTCTCTATCAGGTCATCCTAGCATTCCTCTGGAGCCGTTGTTTACAACTAGAGCTAGCGGAAGCAAAGGTCGAGGCATATTTGCAATTAAACACATACCTGCAGGCAGTCTCATCACCCAAGAGTCACCAATCGTTTTTCTGGACCGTAATTGGATGGAGGATATCTCTTCCGAAGAAGCTCGAACAGCGCTTCAAGCGTTGGCTGTAGAGAAGTTGCCAAGTACCACACGCCAAACGGTTCACGAGCTATACGCAGGACCATACGCATACGAACAGAGCTTAAAACAAAGATTATGGACAAATGGCTACGGTGTTTCCAGCGGGCCCACACTGAGCTGGCCAGGCTTAGAAAGCGAATCAGATCTTGGCATGATTGCGATACATGCAAATATATCT GATTGGAATTTGCTTGCACACAGGCTGTACGCAGTCCGCGACATTACTACTGATAAGGAGATCACTATTTCCTACATCAATCCTGTGCAGACCTTCCAGGAGCAGCAAAAATACGCAAGAGACGTTCTTGGTTTTAAATGTGCTTATAGCCAATGCAAGGCCCCAAGAAAATTCGCTGACTTATCTGATGACCGCATCAACGAGATTCTATTGTTGGAAAGTTACTTAGAAAGTCGAGTTGCCCCAGCTGAGCCAACAGCAATGGCTGAATTACTAGTAAGTCTGTACAAGCAAGAGGGTCTAGACTCCTATATTTGCAAGGCGTATGCAATTGAAGCACGCGAGTGGAATAGCGCAGGATACAAGTACCAGGCACGCTTATAG
- a CDS encoding Putative acetoacetate decarboxylase domain superfamily, with protein MPCYGAKAAQCEVYQHKLPDLLEEEPGSRAGVVIGETNVLTYYHVPAISKPGKINAEYTGLVSHSDEGRAQTGRKLDYLARSSDIYVNCGAMDWERLPTLHHIAARLA; from the coding sequence ATGCCATGCTACGGCGCTAAGGCAGCGCAATGCGAGGTTTATCAACATAAGCTTCCGGATCTCCTCGAAGAAGAGCCAGGATCTAGGGCTGGAGTTGTTATTGGGGAGACAAACGTGCTTACGTATTATCACGTACCCGCCATCAGTAAGCCCGGAAAGATCAATGCCGAATATACCGGTCTCGTATCGCATTCAGACGAAGGCAGGGCGCAAACGGGCCGAAAGCTCGATTACCTGGCGCGATCGAGTGACATATACGTCAACTGCGGTGCGATGGACTGGGAGAGGTTGCCTACACTCCACCACATTGCTGCTCGACTGGCTTAG
- a CDS encoding Putative F-box domain, ankyrin repeat-containing domain superfamily, with the protein MSIQTLPDEIWLQIAEHLDSTPSIAALCRVNSRLCSVLQRELFRDAIERDLPEITTTAAANGQLAVLKAAAAFGADLGRVRPIAPSIELLASFEQFGIESFYSTPCWGTPLHVAARNGHMHVVKWLIEQGVNINAPARYLCHCVSNQQSSQWTMTKKIFSQRIAWTPLHHALCGGNGEIARYLILSGASYSMVVPASSPSWPDLDFHIDDDDEDEEPEETLPVYCAPQIVCEQKQKPPARWTTGIVRFFRRFVGSSTASTQCAS; encoded by the coding sequence ATGTCAATCCAAACTCTCCCTGACGAAATCTGGCTCCAGATCGCCGAGCACCTGGACTCGACCCCAAGCATCGCCGCTCTCTGCCGAGTCAACAGTCGGCTCTGCAGCGTCCTGCAGAGGGAACTCTTCCGCGACGCCATCGAACGAGATCTTCCCGAGATCACGACTACAGCTGCAGCCAATGGACAGCTTGCGGTGCTGAAGGCTGCCGCTGCATTTGGCGCCGACCTCGGGCGTGTGCGCCCCATTGCGCCGTCTATCGAATTACTGGCCAGCTTCGAACAATTCGGCATTGAGTCGTTTTACTCGACGCCGTGTTGGGGCACACCTCTGCATGTTGCAGCTAGAAACGGCCACATGCATGTGGTCAAGTGGTTGATCGAGCAAGGGGTCAACATCAATGCTCCGGCGCGATATCTTTGCCACTGCGTCTCGAATCAGCAGAGCTCGCAATGGACCATGACTAAGAAAATCTTCAGCCAGCGGATTGCCTGGACGCCGTTGCACCATGCTCTTTGTGGAGGAAATGGTGAGATTGCGCGGTATCTCATCTTGAGCGGCGCTTCATACTCCATGGTGGTTCCGGCTTCATCGCCTTCCTGGCCGGACTTGGACTTTCATattgatgacgatgatgaagacgaagagcCGGAAGAGACGTTGCCCGTTTACTGTGCGCCTCAAATAGTTTGCGAACAAAAACAGAAGCCGCCagcgagatggacgacgggCATTGTGCGTTTCTTCCGTCGATTTGTTGGCAGTTCCACTGCTAGCACGCAATGCGCCagctga